From Arthrobacter sp. FW306-2-2C-D06B, a single genomic window includes:
- a CDS encoding NAD(P)/FAD-dependent oxidoreductase: METLAIVGASLAGLSAARAARAQGFSGRLLIIGDEQQRPYDRPPLSKEFLAGKIGIKHVMLEAEEAGADDPLQAEWLLGSPARSFDAATRTISLADGRTVVADGVVIATGASARTLPELAGLANVFTLRTLQDAQDLAPELVAGSRLLVVGAGFIGAEVASTARGLGMDVTIVCKSEVPLSAPLGPEMAAVMATLHGINGVELICDTGIDSYYSYEGNVTGVRLSDGQYRSADVVLLGIGAVPNVGWLVGSGVELDDGVTCDAMGRTNVPGVVAVGDCAAWFDARSGRHHRVEHWSGAQERAARAVAGLLDHSAAPLPLNLPYFWSDQYGVTLQFAGHARDAERVEIEAGQLENHSFLAVYYRGEEPVGVLGVNQPRLFTRWRRQLNARNAPPVLATP; this comes from the coding sequence ATGGAGACATTGGCGATCGTGGGCGCATCATTGGCGGGTCTTTCCGCCGCCCGCGCTGCCCGGGCGCAGGGTTTTTCCGGCCGGTTGCTCATCATTGGCGATGAGCAACAGCGGCCGTATGACCGCCCGCCCCTGTCCAAGGAGTTCCTGGCAGGAAAGATCGGTATCAAGCACGTCATGTTGGAAGCCGAGGAAGCGGGAGCAGACGACCCGCTCCAGGCCGAATGGCTGCTGGGCTCGCCGGCGCGAAGCTTCGACGCCGCCACCAGGACAATCTCCCTAGCCGATGGGCGCACTGTGGTGGCGGACGGCGTCGTGATCGCCACGGGAGCCTCAGCCCGCACACTGCCCGAACTAGCGGGGCTGGCCAATGTGTTTACGCTGAGGACCCTCCAAGATGCCCAGGATCTGGCCCCGGAGCTCGTGGCCGGCAGCCGCCTGTTGGTTGTGGGCGCCGGGTTTATCGGGGCGGAAGTCGCATCGACAGCCAGGGGCTTGGGAATGGACGTGACCATCGTCTGCAAGAGCGAAGTGCCGCTTAGCGCTCCGCTCGGTCCGGAGATGGCTGCTGTCATGGCCACGCTCCATGGCATCAATGGAGTGGAGCTGATTTGTGACACGGGAATCGACTCGTATTACAGCTACGAAGGAAATGTGACCGGTGTCCGGCTCAGCGACGGACAGTACCGTTCCGCCGACGTCGTACTCCTCGGAATCGGTGCGGTCCCCAATGTCGGGTGGCTGGTCGGTTCGGGCGTCGAGCTCGACGACGGTGTCACGTGCGATGCGATGGGACGGACCAACGTTCCCGGGGTGGTTGCCGTGGGAGACTGCGCGGCCTGGTTCGACGCACGCAGCGGCCGGCACCATCGAGTGGAGCATTGGAGCGGCGCCCAGGAACGTGCCGCTCGCGCCGTGGCCGGACTCTTGGATCACTCCGCCGCGCCTCTTCCTCTCAACTTGCCGTACTTCTGGTCCGACCAGTACGGAGTGACGCTCCAGTTCGCCGGCCATGCGCGGGACGCGGAGCGCGTCGAGATCGAGGCGGGGCAGCTCGAGAACCACAGCTTCCTGGCCGTGTACTACCGGGGCGAGGAACCGGTGGGCGTCCTGGGTGTGAACCAGCCGCGCCTGTTCACCCGTTGGCGCCGGCAACTCAACGCCCGCAACGCCCCGCCCGTCCTGGCAACCCCTTGA